From the Telopea speciosissima isolate NSW1024214 ecotype Mountain lineage chromosome 9, Tspe_v1, whole genome shotgun sequence genome, the window AAATGGTTAAAATTGACAAGTACAAAccccaactcatcttcctctaCTCCCTTTCTGTTATCAACCCAATCACAATGAAATAATATTACTTTGAGATCCTCTGCATATTCCAATTCAACTACTTTTTTCAACAAACCATAATACGTGATAATTCCTTCAATAGGATGTCTATCTCTTGAACTGGAGTAATCTTCTGAAATTGCCGTAATAAGGACCCCGCTATTTTGAGTTTTCCTATGCTTCTCATGTGACTTACTACGAAACTTGATGCCATTATAGATGTATTCATTATAACTTCTCACATCCAAGTTAGGACCTCGAGCAAGCCATCTGATATGATGAGGCACCTCCTCCCCATTCTGACGTAGATGCAAGATCTGATGAcacaatattaagccacatataAGAAGATATAGGCTCTAACCTAGCTCCCAAACAATTGAAATGTGTTGCACTTACATGCTCATTGAACCAAGCTGGAAACTCCTTAGCATGTCTTGTCGCAATAAGATGTGGGCGAGATTCACGACCCATTAATCTTTGCAACTTCTCTTTGTGGAGCCTAGAAGTATGTACATAATTTTCTTAAGAACTATTACTTTCTCataaacatataaaatataaagttcaatcaaatataaatatattgtaAATAGAACATTGATATGTAATACTTACTTTCGGTATTCATTTAATCCATCATAGTTCTTTAGCACGTACCGATGAGCCTGGTCCCTTTCTTGAATGTCTAGTCGTAATATCTCACACTTCCCTACAGGCCTACCTGTTCTTGAGAAAATAGAGATTGGATGTTCTAGTTCGTTGAACCTGCATTTCGATCGCTCTATTCGACCTTGTTTCCACACCTTCAAAGTATCTAGAAGCAGAAAGTCAAACACTCATCCCCTATGTATCCTTCTGCTATTGATCCCTCTGGCCGACTAAGATTGCGCACGTAGTCCTTAAGTTGTTTAAGGAACCTAAACACAAATAAATTTATGACATTATTTAATGATCATAATATGAAACCTACACTAGTAGCTTCACTTTTTAAGCCAAAAATTTCAAACTAACCTCTCTATTGGATACATCCAACGGTATTGTACTGGACCAGCCAAGCTAGCTTCATGGGctaaatgaataatcaagtgaaCCATAATATCAAAGAATGAAGGTGGGAAAAGCTTTTCCATACTGCTAAGTGTTATGCCAACACTTTC encodes:
- the LOC122638650 gene encoding uncharacterized protein LOC122638650, which translates into the protein MGRESRPHLIATRHAKEFPAWFNEHILHLRQNGEEVPHHIRWLARGPNLDVRSYNEYIYNGIKFRSKSHEKHRKTQNSGVLITAISEDYSSSRDRHPIEGIITYYGLLKKVVELEYAEDLKVILFHCDWVDNRKGVEEDELGFVLVNFNHLLYSSRDQLAEPFVLPSQAEQVFYIVDSHRPEWQVTMRPKSRDIFDMGQQDPDRDDLDQTYTQSTLQYRQYVEHSEDDGDASLSWVRSDVEGIIIDTPIGLINSMESSDDDISN